The Chitinivorax tropicus region TCGAGCTGAATCCGACCCGCTCATTTGACAAGGAAGGCGAGCTGATGGTGTGCCTGATCGCGCCATCCAACGAAGGCGTGCTGACACGCGCGGTATTTTCGATTCGACAGGATGCGGGGGGATATGCAATGGAAATCGGCTGTCTGCAAGGCCCTCGGCGCAATCTCGGCAATGAAGCGATCAAGACTGCCACGCGAGATCTGCATGGCCTGCGCCCGAAAAACCTGGTGATGCGCTGCCTGTATGACTTGGCCAAGCAGTGGGGCATTCAACGGGTGTACGCGGTGGCGGGGCGCTTCCATGTCTATCACACGCCCTTCCGCCGCCAGCGCACCATTTCCGCTGACTATGACAGCTTTTGGGAGGAGCTGGGCGGGCAGCTGACCACCAATGGCCGTTTCGCCTTACCGCCTGAGCAACCGCGCAAAAAGCTGGAAGAGATCGACAGCAAAAAACGTGCGCAATATGTACGCCGCTTCAGCCTGGAAGATGATCTGAGCAGCAGCATCAGCGAGGCACTGGCCATCAGCACACCACCGGCCATCCAATCCGGCCAGGTATTGATCCTGCAGCCAGCTTTCCTGAATCGCTTTCATCAGGCTGCGTGACAGCGTGCATGCAGCAAGGTGACAGACATGGCTGACGACCGCTCAGGTGTGTGATACCACTGGCAACCGCTGGCCCAGCACCTCACCCCAGTCCTGGAGTGAGAGCCGCCGCCAGCCCGTCTGCCGATAGAATGCCAAGCCACGTTGATTGCCAGCAGACACCCCCAGGTGGACACCCGGCACACTGCGCCGCGTAAAATCATCCAGCAACGTCTGCATCAGCCTACGCCCCCAACCCAGGCCTTGCGCCTCCGGCAGCAAATCGATATGGACATGGGCGGGATAACCTGCCGTGTCCGGTAAAGGCGGGTGCCCCCTGTGCAGGGCGCGGATCATCTGCGCCTCAGCGGATCGATCCTGCTCCGCGGGCATCGGATAACGCCTGCGCAACGACGGAAACCAGCTCTCCTCGCACCGCGCATGAAAGCGGGCGGAATCCGGCGCACCGATGACATAGCCGACCACCTGCCCATCCTGGGTCAAGACGTAGCAGGAGTCAGGCTCCAACACGGCATAAGGCCCGGCATAGACATGCCCAATCAGCTGTGGATCACTGTACTGTGCTGATGCATCCAGCCCTTGATCACCCGTCAACAGGCAGATCCGGTACAGCGTCGTCAAGTCCGCCGCTTGATAGGGCCGAATCTCAAACCGTGCCATCCAGCTTGGAGATCAGACACACCGCCTCGGCGGCAATGCCTTCTCCCCGCCCTGTGAAACCCAGCCGCTCGGTTGTCTTGGCTTTGATATTGACCTGATCCGGCAACAACCCCAGATCATCTGCGATATTGGCCACCATTTGTGGAATATGGGGGGCCATCTTCGGCGCTTGGGCAATGATCGTTGCATCGACATTCACCACACGGTAGCCCTTTTCATGCAACAGCTTCCAGGCATCGCGCAGCAACACCCGGCTGTCGGCATCTTTGTAACGGCCATCGGTGTCTGGGAAATGCCGCCCGATATCACCTAACGCAGCCGCACCCAGCAAGGCATCGGTCAGCGCGTGCAACAACACATCCGCATCCGAATGCCCCAGCAGCCCTTTCTCGAAAGGAATGGTGACCCCACCGATGATCAGCTTGCGCCCCTCGACCAATGCATGCACATCAAAACCTTGTCCAATTCTCATAAGCGCCCTTCTTCAATTGGCCGTCCGAGCTGGGCACAGATCCACCTCAACCATACCCGACCAAAAAACATGAGGGACGGGAAAATACCCGCCCCGACTCAATGAACGATTCGTCACGCAGGATGCGCAATGATCCACTCTGCCAATGCCAGATCAGCAGGAAAGGTGATCTTCAGGTTGCGGGCACTGCCCGCCACCAGCCGTGGCGCATATCCCAGACGCTCAATGGCAGAGGCTTCGTCAGTCACACCAGCATCCAACTCACCAGACAGCGCCTTGCTCAATACACCATGACGGAACATCTGGGGCGTTTGCGCCTGCCACATACCGTCGCGAGGCACCGTTTCTACGACCTGTTGCCCTTCACCGGCCCGTTTCAAGGTATCCGCGACCGGCACCGCCAGGATACCCCCCACCGGATCATCTGCCAGCGTCTGCAACAATCGGCTCAAATCCGCCTGCGCCAGACACGGCCTGGCCGCATCGTGCACCAAGACCCAGCTGGAATCGGCCATGACAGGGGCAATTGCCTGCAGCCCGTTTCTGACCGACTCGGCACGGCTGGCACCACCACAGCGCAGCACGGTGAGCTTGGATTGCGCAAACTGCCAATCGTACTCATCGAACCACTCGTCTTCCGGGCTGATCACCACCACAATCCGGTCGATGGCCGGGTGGATCATGAATGCCTGCACGGTATGACGCAGCACGGGCTGGCCAGCCAGCGGCAGATATTGCTTGGGGATGGCAGATGCCATACGCGAGCCACTGCCCGCAGCGGGCAGCAGGGCAATACGCTGCTCAACCACCGGCATCGACAGGCTCCGATGGGGTGGTCAATTGACGCCAGATACAGCTGCCCTTGACGGCTTTGTCCAGGTCTTTGAGATAACCCTCGTGCGCGGCTGACTCGTCGTCGGTAGCGGCAATCACTTTAAGCGGGCCGCGCTTGCCCGCCTGGAATTGGATGGTCGCCGCTGGCGAGGCCTCACCCATATCCATCATCAAGCTTTCCTGCCCCCGTGTCATGGACAGATAGACATCCCCCAGCAGCTCGCAGTCGATGAGCGCGCCGTGCAACACCCGGGCGGACCGATCCACCCCGAAGAAGTCACACAAGGCATCCAGATTGTTACGCTTGCCAGGCCGCATCTCCTTGGCCATGGCCAGGGTATCGATCACGCCGGCGACCTGGTCCTGAATCCGCCCCATGCCCAACATGGCAAACTCATGGTTGATGAAGCCCAGATCAAATGGCGCATTGTGGATGATCAGCTCCGCCCCTTTGACGAAATCGAGAAATTCCCGTGCGATCTCAGCAAATTTCGGCTTATCCGACAAAAACGCCGTCGTCAGACCGTGCACGTTCAGTGCCGCCTCATCACTGTCGCGCTCAGGGTTGATATAGAGGTGCAGGTGCCGATCTGCAGGTGAAATGACGCGATTGATCATTTCCACAGCGGCGATTTCAATGATCCGATGCCCTTGCGAGGGCTCCAGACCGGTGGTTTCGGTATCGAGGATAATCTGTCTCATAGTCATTTCAAGCAGTGATCAACGCCACACCCTGATTAGCCAGCTGGTCGGCGCGTTCATTCATTTCATGTCCGGCATGCCCCTTCACCCAACGCCACTCCATCTGGTGTTGGGACTGGGCCAGATCCAGCTGCTGCCATAGATCCGCGTTCTTGACTGGCTCGTTCTGACTGTTGCGCCAGCCTTTGCGCTTCCAGCCGTGAATCCATTCACTGATGCCTTTCTGGACATATTGTGAATCGGTGTAGACACGTACCTGACACGGGCGTTTCAACACCTTCAGCGCTTCGATCACTGCCCGCAATTCCATCCGATTGTTGGTGGTGTCGGCCTCACCACCGAACAGCTCTCGCTGATGCCCACCGTAGATCAGCAAAGCCCCCCAGCCACCCGGGCCGGGATTGCCTTTGCAGGCGCCGTCGGTATAGATCTCGACGACTGTTTGTTCACTCATGATGTGGACCTGTACTTCCCTTCTGATGCGTACTGACGTTGGCGCCCTGGCGCTCGGCCAGGGCAGCGAGACGTGCCCGCAGTTTATGTTGTTGCCAGGCGGGGGTGATAAGGCGCATACCCTGCACCCGCTTGACTGCGTGCAGGAAATACACACCACCGGCCACCGGCCACCAGCGCGCGCCCAACCGCTCCATGAATCCAAACCGCTGTCGCCACTGTGGCTGGACAAAAGGCGGAACATAGCATGTCAGCTGATTGTCACTGATATCGAAACTCAACAGCTTCAACCAGTCCTTGATCCGTGGCAGGCTCAAAAAGTGGCCCCGCCAGGGCATGCCTTGCCGCTTGAGCCATAGCCGCTTGCCCCCCCACAGACTCCAGGGGTTGAACCCGGCGATCAGCAACTGACCATCCGCCACCAGCACACGCTCTGCTTCGCGCAGCACCTGATGCGGGTTGGCATTGAAATCGAGCACATGTGGCAGCACAATGAGATCGATACTGCCGGATTCAAGCGGCAGGTTGGCCGGATCACAATGCAGATCGACCATGCCCACCCGCCCGATCTTGATACGGTGCGGCATCCGATTGGCCCGCAACAGATCCAACTGTGACATGCCCACCTGCACCGCATGAAAGCCGAACAGATTGGTCACCACCTGGTCAAAATAGGCCTGCTCGTGTTCGATGACATACTGTCCGAGCGGGCTTTCCCACCAATCATTCCAGTCCGGCATAAACCACCCTTTCCTTCATTGGCGCCCAGTGGGCGCCCCGTTTCGAGGCAATGATGAACATCTTCCCGATCCCGGCCTTCAATGATAATTATATCTGGCTTTTGCAAGAAGGCTCGCACGCTGTTGTTGTAGACCCAGGCGACGCGGGGCCGGTGCAGGCGCACCTCGCTCGCGAACAACTGACGCTCGACGCCATCCTGGTCACCCACCATCATGCTGATCATGTGGGCGGCGTAACGCAGCTGGCGAGCCAATGGCACTGTCCGGTCTTCGGCCCGGCCATCACCCCCTTTACCGGCGTGACCGATCCGGTACTGGATGGCGAACACCTGACATTGCCCACCTTGAATCTGACGCTGCAGGCACTGGCGGTACCAGGCCACACGCTGGACCATCTGGCCTACTATGGTGATGGCATGCTGTTTTGTGGCGACACCTTGTTTGCCTGTGGCTGTGGGCGCCTGTTTGAGGGCACCGCCGCACAGATGTACCAGTCGCTATCCCGTCTGGCCGCCCTGCCAGACACAACGCAGGTGTATTGCAGCCATGAATACACCCTGGCCAATCAGCGCTTTGCCCTGGCAGCAGACCCGGACAATGCTGATCTCCACCAACGGCACCAGCGCGATCTGCAGGCCCGTGCCATCAATCAACCCACCCTGCCCTCGACAATCGGGCTTGAGAAACGAACCAATCCATTTTTACGGCATCAAACAGCCACCCTCATCGAGCGTGCCAGCCAACAGATGGGCCAGACGCTGTCGGCGGGTGAAGCCACCTTCGCAGCACTACGCGCCTGGAAGGATCGTTTCTGAGTCAGGCCACATGGTCTATCATGGCCAAAAACGGAACAATCGGCTGAGTCCAATTTCGATTAACCCCTGCCGAGGCGCCGCCAGCACCCACTCAACCGCCCGGCGGGCCCGCGCGGAAGACCGGCAGAAGAGTCCGCTTATTGCATTCAAAACCCATGCAGTACAAGGTTACACTATGATGATTGCCTGGCCGCGCCCACCCCGCAGGCAGACAAGCTGCTTTGACTTCACCAAAAGCCCCCGATTAAAATTCGCCCTCGTTTGTTTTGGGTTGTGGTCATGCTGATGAAAAAACTGCCATCTCACGTCCTTGCCATTGTGGCAGCTGGCGTCTTTTCCACGGCCATGGCCGCCGAGCCTCGCGTCGCACCGCCACCGGAGGCCCAGCTTCCATCCGACGAACGCATGGAACCCGAGGCACCGCAGGCTGACCTGAAACCGGCTGAGGCGGATCAGCCCTATTCATTACAGTTCTCCGACGAACTGGGTGAGAGCGATCTGGCCGATACCGCACCAACGTTGAGCAACTTTGCCGATGCAGATTTGTGGGATCGGATTCGCCACGGCTTTGCATTGAACAACCTCGATACAACGCAAGTCCGTGACCTGGAGCAATGGTATGCCGCCAGGCCGGAATACCTGTATCGGATGGCTGATCGAGCGCAACGCTATCTGTACCATATCGTGAATGAGCTGGAGCGCCGCAGCATGCCGCTGGATCTGGCTCTGCTGCCTGTGGTGGAAAGCTCATTCAACCCCAAGGCCTACTCGTCGGCCCACGCATCGGGTATCTGGCAGTTCATCCCCTCGACAGGCAAGAACTATGGCCTGGAGCAGACCTGGTGGTATGACGGGCGGCGCGATGTCCTGGCCGCAACCGAAGCCGCGCTGGACTACCTGCAGTACCTGTATGGCCTGTTTGGCGACTGGCACTTGGCACTCGCCGCCTATAACTGGGGTGAGGGCGCTGTTGCACGGGCATTGGCCAAGAACCGGGCAGCCGGCTTGCCAGAAGACTATCAGAACATCCGCATGCCTGCCGAAACACAGAACTATGTGCCCAAATTGCTGGCAATCCGCAACCTGGTGGCCAATCCGGCCCGTTACGGGTTGAAAATGCGCGCCATTCCGAACCGGCCCTATTTCACTGCCGTCAACGTTCCTCACCACATGGATACCAAAGTGGCGGCCAAGCTGGCCAATATGCCCATGGATGAGTTCCTGTCGCTCAATCCGGCCTTCAACAAACCTGTCATTGCCTATAAGCCCAGCCGCAAACTGCTGCTACCCGCCGAAAAGGCCGAGGAGTTCACCAGCAACCTGGCCAGCTATGACAAGCCATTGCTGTCGTGGAAGCCCTACGCCACCTCCCGCGGTGAACGATTCGAGCGCATTGCCGCTAAATTTGGCACCACCGTTGAGAAGCTGCGTGAAGTCAACAATATCGGCCAGGCAAAAATGGCGCGTGGCGAGATGCTGCTGGTGCCCAGCCACAATGGCGAGATCGATGCAGTCAACACTGCCGCCATGACTGAAGCGCCAACCATCCCCTCCCTCCCCACCTATGCAAAACTGGAACGAGTCGATACCAAACCCGCCACCCACCTGGTCAAACGTGGCGAGACACTGTTCAGCATCGCCAAACACTACGGCATGAGCCCCGGTGAGCTGAAATCGCTCAATCAGCTCAATACCAATCATGTCGCGGCTGGTAAGGTATTGGTATTGGAGGAGCGACGCCAGGCAGGCAAGGTCATCCGGGCCAGCGCCGCCCGAGAGTCCTCGCCGAAAACACGTAGCACGCAATACACCGTGAGGCGCGGAGATACCATTTTCAGCATCGCCCGTCGCTTCAACGTGACTGTTGCAGATTTGCAGCGCTGGAACAAAGCGGGCAAACACCTGACTCCGGGCGATGTGCTGGTCATCCATCTCGACAACAGCTGATGTGCTCGACATGTCGAGTCACCGTAGCCCGCTTGGATCAGGCGGGCTTTTTGTTTCCAGCCCAACACAGCGTAAAATGATGGATATGGAAGAACCCCTACATTTACCGGATGCCCCCAATCCCCCCGAAGAAGGGGATTGCTGTGGCAATGGCTGCGAAGTGTGCGTGCATGATATGTATGCTGCCGAGCTGGCTGAATACCGCAGGCGGGTCATGGAATATGAAGCCCGTCAGCAGAACATGTCATCCGATACTGATTCAGAGAAAGCTTGAGAATGTCCCAAACCCGCCCAGTCTACTCCACTGAGCATGGCCGCCTATGCCCTGGCTGTGGTCAGCCGATCAATGCCTGCCAATGCAGGAAAGGCCCAGCCCCGACAGGGGATGGCATTGTCCGGGTCCGGCGTGAAACAGGAGGGCGAGGAGGTAAGACCGTCACCACTGCCACAGGCTTTCTGCTGGACGACGAGCAGCTGAAGCAGCTTGCGGCAGAGTTGAAGCGCAGGTGTGGCACAGGCGGGGCGGTCAAGGATCGGGTGGTTGAGATCCAGGGGGATCACCGCGAGCTGCTGAAAGCCGAGCTTGAAAAGCGGGGCTTCACTGTCAAACTGGCCGGCGGCTGACGTGGCCAAGTCAACCGCCCTGCCCTGCCCTTGTGGCAGCCGCCTCGCCTATCAGCAGTGCTGTGAGCCCCTGCACCTTGGCCGCCCAGCCGCCTCGCCAGAGGCCCTGATGCGCTCACGATTCACCGCGTTCGCGCTCAACCGACCTGACTATCTGTTGTTCAGCTGGCATGCCAGCACCCGTCCGGCCAACCTGGATCTGCATGAAGACCCGCCTATCAAATGGATTGGGCTGGAGATCAAGCATAGCCATCAGCATGGCTACACGGGTGAGGTCGAATTCATTGCCCGCTACAAGATAGGTGGCCGGGCCGGCAAGTTGCATGAGCGTAGCCGCTTCGAACAGGTTGATGGCTTCTGGCAATATCTGGATGGCGATCAGCTTGCGTGAAATCGAGCACAGCGTGGCCAACAGCCGATTTCGCCGCCACGCTCCCCACCCACGACTGCCACGCTGATTTGCAGCTCTGCAAAGCCAGAGCGGGCGGGCACCCCAGCAAGGCACCAGGATCGGCCACTGAAATACGGCTCCCTCCTTTTCGCGGGCAGCGGGTTGACACATCCGCATGCCAGGCCGCACCCAACCATTCACCACCCCGCAACATACCAATTTCACCCTGACAGCGCTTGGAATATCACTATAATCCGGTAAAACCATGGTGCCGGCTATCATGCGTATATCGATCATCACAGTCGCCTGGATATCACTCATCGCCTTGTCCACACCACAGGCCCAAGCCACCGGCCTGGGCGCACTGCAGGTTCGTTCCTTCATGGGTGAGCGGCTCAATGCGGTCATTCCTTTCCGCAATCTGAGCCTGGCTGCGGAAAAAGATCTGGCCCAGTGCTTCAGTGTGGACCGCAGCGGAGCGAACGATAGCGGCTATTTGCCGGTTCATCCCAACCTTGTGGTGGAGGGCAATGCTGAACGTGGCCAGCTGCTGCTGTCCACCAGCCACGCCTTGACCGAGCCGGTGTCCGTTCTGCGCATCCGCTCCCATTGTGAGCAAGGTGGGGAATCCGTCCGCGAATATACTTTCTTCCTCGACCCGCCGCCCGCAGAGCAAAGCAGCCAGGAGGACGGCCAGGAGCCGATCCAACAGGTCTTCCTGCCTGTCATGCAGCTGCGGCCAGCCCGTGAAGAGGTGGCAACCCAGCCCGCCCCCCCGGCGGCCAGCCCCGCTCAGGAAGTGAAGCGAGGAGAAATATGGAAAGTGCGGAAAGGGGACTCCATTTTCCGCATCGCCAAACGATTCGAACCCGCTGACATCAACAAACAACGGCAGCTCGAAAAAGCCATTGTCTCGGCCAACCCCAAGCTATCCAACCCCAATCGGATACACATTGGCGATGAGTTGCTCGTCCCGGACGTATTACCCCTTGCCACGCCTGTGCAATTGGCCAGCAGCACCAAACCCGCCAAGGCGCCCGATACGCTTCCTGAAGCCGGTAAAAGCAAACGGGTGGCCCTGGCGCAGAAACAAGACGATTACCAAGTCACGCTGACAAGCACACAGCTGGAAGCCACACCCGCCGCGCAAGTCAGCGCATCTGGCACCGGCAAGCCGACCGATCCGGATGACAAGACAGCTCAGCTGCTGGCCATGAGAGATAAAGTGGACGCACTGGAGGAAAAGATCTCCATTCTGAACAAACAGCTGACTTTACAGAGCAGCCGTCACTCAAAGCTGACCGCCTCCCTCCATGCCGTCGCCAGCCCAGCCATCCCGACACCCCCTGCCGGTCTTCTCACCCGACCGCTTTCGTCAGCACCCGCCCTGGGTGACGACGCCCCACCCTACACCGCCCTGGCCATCGGCGCCGGCATGTTGATCGTGCTGATCTTTGGCGCAGGCTTGCTGAATCGACGTACCCGTCAAGCCAACGGGTAAGCTCTATCGGCTTGCGTCTTCCGGTGGCAAGGCGTGGGGTGCTTTGTCGGACCCATGGCGCAAAGCCAGGCGACCGATCAAGTGTGCGGAAACAGGTGCCGTCAGAAACAGAAAAGCGGTGATCAGCACTTCGTGCAGGTTGGCGGCGATTGGCCAGAAATACAGAATCGAGGCCATCAGCAGACAGGCAACACCAAGGGTGCTGGTTTTGGTGGGGGCATGCAGACGGGACAAGGTGTCCGGCAGGATCACCAGCCCAAGCGAGCCGATCAATGTCAATACCGCACCCGCCAGAACGAGCAATGCAATCAGCCAATCCATCTATTCCATCACTTTCCGACGTGCCAAGTAGTAGGCCAAGGCAACCGTACCGATGAAGCCCAGCAGAGCGATCAACACAGCGACCTCGAAATAGCTTTGGTCATCCCACACCATGCCCAATAACACGATCAATGCAATTGCGTTGACATACAGTGTATCCAGCGACAGCACCCGGTCAGCTGGGGCTGGGCCACGCAATAGTCGCCAGACCGCCAGCAGCATGGCGATCAGCACCATGCCCAGGGCCAGCCACAATACCCAGGTCAACATCCGAAAATCTCCTTCAATGGCTGTTCATAGCGGGTTTTGATGTCGGTGATCACCGACAGGGGATCGGTGGTGTGCAACACATGCACGATCAGTCGCCTGCTGCCGGCATCGGCCTCCAGCGTCACGGTACCGGGCGTCAGGGTGATCATGGCGGACAACACGACCGTGACAGTGGGGTCGTCTGTGTCCAGTGGGACATAGATCAGCTCCGGCCTGAGCGATCTGGCCTTGAACATCACCAGCCGGGCCACTTGCAGATTAGCAAGGAGGATATCACCAGCAAAGATCCAGGCCAGCTTGATCGCCAACAGCGGATGCCTGACGCGGGTGGTGCGGGGGGGGCGGAAGCGCGCCAGCAGCCAGGGCAGGCATAGCCCCAGCGCCAAGCCAAACACAACGTGCCCGACCGCCAGGCTGCCATTGAGCAGCAACCAGGTGGCCAACAGTACGGCGCTGAGCGGCAGATTGATGACATCACGGCGCATGAGGTACGCCTCCTTCCAGGCCCAGAGCCCGCCAGTAGAGGGCTGGTTGTTGCAGCTGATCCGCCGCACGCAGGCAGTAGTCTGCAATCGGCCCCGCGCCGAAGGATATCGCCACCAACAGTGCCAACAACATCACGATCGGCGACCATTCCGCCGCCACCTCGCGAGTGCCGAGATGATGCAGGGTGTCGTCTGTCGTTTTCCAGAACAGGACACTCCCCGCCCGTGCCAGGCCGATGATGGACAACAGGCTGGCCATCAGGACGATACTGAAGATCCACCCACGATATTCGGTGCCCACCGCAGCCAGCAGCCATGCTTTTGACAGGAAGCCGCCAAAGGGTGGCAGGCCCGCAGCCATGGTTGCCGCGACCAAGAACCCCAGACCAGCCAGGTTGGCGAAGGTCATGCGGGGCGCAGCCACCAAGCCATCTCCGACGCTGCCACGTGCCACCTGCAGCCAATCGGCCATCAGGTAGAATGTGGCGACAACCCAGGTGCTATGCGGCAGATAATACAACGCCGCAGCCAGCCCGTTCTGGTTATCCAGTGTCAGGCCAAGCATCAACATGCCGACCGAGCTGACGACCAGCCCCCCTGTCAATGCCCGAAGGTTACGTCCGCCGACCACGGTCACTGCGCCCAGCATCAGGGTGAACAGGGCAAACGGCAGGAGCCAGGGCTGCAACAGATTCGCCAAGGGGCCCGCCTCTGGGCCGAACAGCAAGGTGTAGATGCGAAATACAGCGTAGACGCCCACCTTGGTCATGACGGCGAACAGAGCCGCCACCGGGCCGCTGGCTGATTCGTAGGTTCGGCCCAGCCACAGCTGCAACGGTGCCACAGCGGCCTTCAGCGCGAACACCACGAACAACAGCATGCCCGCCACGCGGATCAGCATCCAGCGGCTGTCATCAATGATGGCAATCCGGCGAGCCAGGTCAGCCATATTCAAGGTGCCGACCACGCCATAGAACAGGCTGGCCGCAATCAGGAACAGCGCCGAGCCCAGCAGATTGACCGTGACATAGGCGAAACCCCGGCTCAGGCGCGGCTCGCCATCGCCATGCAGCAGCAGGCCATAGGATGCCGCCAACATGATCTCGAAGAACACAAATAGGTTGAACAGGTCGCCGGTCAGGAAAGCGCCGTTCAGCCCCATCATCTGCAGCAGCCACAGGCTATGGAAATGCCGCCCACGCGCATCCCAGTTACGCACCCAGGCATAGACATAACACAGCACCGACAGCAGGGATGTGGTCAGCAGCAGCATGGCTGTCAGCCGATCCAGCACCAGCGCGATTCCAAATGGAGCAGGCCAGCTGCCAGCCATATAGGCCCAGATCATGTCGGTCTCGGCCCACCACACCAGCACCACGGCCAAGCCCGCCAGCAGGGCATTGCCGGCCAATACGAGCAGGCGCCGCAGCCAGATGCGATCCCCAGCCAGCACACAACAACAGGCCATTACCAGCGGCAGCAGGATGGGCAGAATCAATACATGCTGCATCAAAGGCCCCCTTCGTCATCGACCCGGTCGTGGCGACGGGCAAATCGATTGCGGACGGCCAAGGCCAGCAACAAGGCCGTCATGGCAAACCCGATCACGATGGCGGTCAAGACCAATGCTGGTGGCAAAGGATCGGCGTAATGGGTGACCCCGTCGCGGATCAAAGGCGGCGAGCCGGCCCGCAAGCGCCCCATGCCGAAAATGAACAAATTCACTGCGTAAGACAATAAGGTCAGCCCCAACACCACATCAAAGCTGCGTGGCCGCAGGCTGAGATACAGCCCCGTTGCGGTCAGCACACCGACGACAACTGCAAAAAGCCATTCCATCAGTGTTGCTCCTCCAGCGGGTCCTGCGTTGCCGCCAAGCGGGTCAGCATGATCATCGTCGCCCCCACCACTACCATATACACCCCCAGGTCAAACAAAGCCGCGCTGGCCCACTCGAACTCACCCAGCCAGCCCAATGCAAGGTGGCCATGGCCGCTGGTCAGAAAATTCTTGTCGAACAGCCAGCTGCCCGCGCCTGTGGCCACCGCCACCAGCAGGCCCGAGGCCGCCAGACGGCGACCGCGCACCGGCATATGCCGTGCCGCCCACCCACTGCCATAGGCCATGTGCTGGGTGGCCAGGCCAGCAGCCGTCACCAGCCCGGCAACAAAGCCCCCGCCCGGCGCCTGATGTCCACGCAGGTAGAGATAGGCCGATAACAACAGGGCAAACGGCAACATCACCTTGGCCAAAGTAGCCAGCAGCAGCGAATCCGGCTCCGTCGGCTTGGGCACGGCTGCATAGTCATCCATCAACTTGACCATGATCAGGCTGGTGATGGCCAGCACCGTGATCTCCCCCAGCGTGTCAAAGCCACGGAAATCCACCAGGATGACGTTCACCACATTGGCCCCGCCCCCCAAGGGCAAGGCGTGCTCCAGATAGAAGCCGGACAAGGAGTCCTGGGGGGATTGCAGCACGCTGAGCAGGATCAGGAACACCCCAAAGCCCGCCGCCAACGACAGCACGGCATCCCGCCACCGAGGCCAGTTCGGCTCGCGAGCACTATCAGTCGGGCTGGGCAGCCAACGCAAGGCCAGCAACAGCAGCACGGTGCTGGCCACCTCAACCGCCAATTGGGTCAAAGCCAGATCCGGCGACGAGAACTGGATGAAGCTCAGCACCACCATCAAGCCCACCA contains the following coding sequences:
- a CDS encoding Na+/H+ antiporter subunit E, with product MRRDVINLPLSAVLLATWLLLNGSLAVGHVVFGLALGLCLPWLLARFRPPRTTRVRHPLLAIKLAWIFAGDILLANLQVARLVMFKARSLRPELIYVPLDTDDPTVTVVLSAMITLTPGTVTLEADAGSRRLIVHVLHTTDPLSVITDIKTRYEQPLKEIFGC
- a CDS encoding translation initiation factor Sui1, with the translated sequence MSQTRPVYSTEHGRLCPGCGQPINACQCRKGPAPTGDGIVRVRRETGGRGGKTVTTATGFLLDDEQLKQLAAELKRRCGTGGAVKDRVVEIQGDHRELLKAELEKRGFTVKLAGG
- a CDS encoding YchJ family metal-binding protein is translated as MAKSTALPCPCGSRLAYQQCCEPLHLGRPAASPEALMRSRFTAFALNRPDYLLFSWHASTRPANLDLHEDPPIKWIGLEIKHSHQHGYTGEVEFIARYKIGGRAGKLHERSRFEQVDGFWQYLDGDQLA
- a CDS encoding K+/H+ antiporter subunit F → MLTWVLWLALGMVLIAMLLAVWRLLRGPAPADRVLSLDTLYVNAIALIVLLGMVWDDQSYFEVAVLIALLGFIGTVALAYYLARRKVME
- the mnhG gene encoding monovalent cation/H(+) antiporter subunit G, producing the protein MDWLIALLVLAGAVLTLIGSLGLVILPDTLSRLHAPTKTSTLGVACLLMASILYFWPIAANLHEVLITAFLFLTAPVSAHLIGRLALRHGSDKAPHALPPEDASR
- a CDS encoding type IV pilus assembly protein FimV is translated as MRISIITVAWISLIALSTPQAQATGLGALQVRSFMGERLNAVIPFRNLSLAAEKDLAQCFSVDRSGANDSGYLPVHPNLVVEGNAERGQLLLSTSHALTEPVSVLRIRSHCEQGGESVREYTFFLDPPPAEQSSQEDGQEPIQQVFLPVMQLRPAREEVATQPAPPAASPAQEVKRGEIWKVRKGDSIFRIAKRFEPADINKQRQLEKAIVSANPKLSNPNRIHIGDELLVPDVLPLATPVQLASSTKPAKAPDTLPEAGKSKRVALAQKQDDYQVTLTSTQLEATPAAQVSASGTGKPTDPDDKTAQLLAMRDKVDALEEKISILNKQLTLQSSRHSKLTASLHAVASPAIPTPPAGLLTRPLSSAPALGDDAPPYTALAIGAGMLIVLIFGAGLLNRRTRQANG
- a CDS encoding oxidoreductase-like domain-containing protein; this translates as MEEPLHLPDAPNPPEEGDCCGNGCEVCVHDMYAAELAEYRRRVMEYEARQQNMSSDTDSEKA
- a CDS encoding LysM peptidoglycan-binding domain-containing protein; translated protein: MKKLPSHVLAIVAAGVFSTAMAAEPRVAPPPEAQLPSDERMEPEAPQADLKPAEADQPYSLQFSDELGESDLADTAPTLSNFADADLWDRIRHGFALNNLDTTQVRDLEQWYAARPEYLYRMADRAQRYLYHIVNELERRSMPLDLALLPVVESSFNPKAYSSAHASGIWQFIPSTGKNYGLEQTWWYDGRRDVLAATEAALDYLQYLYGLFGDWHLALAAYNWGEGAVARALAKNRAAGLPEDYQNIRMPAETQNYVPKLLAIRNLVANPARYGLKMRAIPNRPYFTAVNVPHHMDTKVAAKLANMPMDEFLSLNPAFNKPVIAYKPSRKLLLPAEKAEEFTSNLASYDKPLLSWKPYATSRGERFERIAAKFGTTVEKLREVNNIGQAKMARGEMLLVPSHNGEIDAVNTAAMTEAPTIPSLPTYAKLERVDTKPATHLVKRGETLFSIAKHYGMSPGELKSLNQLNTNHVAAGKVLVLEERRQAGKVIRASAARESSPKTRSTQYTVRRGDTIFSIARRFNVTVADLQRWNKAGKHLTPGDVLVIHLDNS